From Acidithiobacillus sp., the proteins below share one genomic window:
- the gatB gene encoding Asp-tRNA(Asn)/Glu-tRNA(Gln) amidotransferase subunit GatB — protein MDWEVVIGLEVHAQLNTATKIFCGCPTAFGAEPNSHTCPVCLAMPGALPVLNVAAVDKAIALGLAIGAELNRHSIFARKNYFYPDLPKGYQISQYELPVVGKGTLTVQLADGVEKGVGVTRAHLEEDAGKSLHEAFIGQSGIDLNRAGTPLLEIVSEPDMRSPAEAVAYLKKLHALVRYLDICDGNMQEGSFRCDANVSLRRPGAAYGTRAEIKNLNSFRFLEKAIEYEIVRQRDILESGGQVVQETRLYDANRDETRSMRSKEEANDYRYFPDPDLLPLVLDESRIERIRDILPELPDAKRTRFMNQYALTAYDAGVLTAGRVLADYYEQVAAGVDGKLAANWVMGDLLGALNKAGIEMEDCPVSAEKLRLLVQRIADRTISGKIAKEVFEEIFYRGGEVDAIIDGRGLRQITDVAAIAAMVDAIVTANPQQAADFRAGKDKLLGFFVGQVMKASQGKANPDQVNAILLERLRKS, from the coding sequence ATGGACTGGGAAGTTGTCATTGGCCTGGAAGTCCATGCCCAGCTCAATACCGCCACCAAAATATTTTGCGGCTGTCCGACCGCTTTCGGGGCGGAGCCTAATAGTCACACCTGCCCGGTCTGTCTGGCTATGCCCGGCGCTCTGCCGGTCCTCAATGTGGCAGCAGTAGATAAGGCTATCGCCTTAGGGCTGGCGATTGGCGCGGAGCTGAACCGGCACAGTATTTTTGCCCGCAAGAACTACTTTTACCCCGATCTGCCGAAGGGCTATCAGATCAGCCAATACGAGTTGCCCGTCGTCGGCAAGGGGACGCTGACGGTGCAACTGGCTGACGGTGTGGAAAAGGGTGTGGGTGTCACCCGTGCTCACCTTGAAGAAGACGCCGGTAAATCGCTGCACGAGGCCTTTATCGGTCAGTCTGGCATCGACCTGAATCGCGCGGGTACGCCGCTGTTGGAAATTGTGTCGGAGCCGGATATGCGGTCGCCGGCTGAGGCGGTGGCGTACCTCAAGAAACTGCATGCCCTGGTGCGTTATCTGGATATTTGTGATGGCAACATGCAGGAAGGCTCCTTCCGATGTGACGCCAACGTTTCCCTGCGGCGGCCGGGCGCAGCATACGGGACCCGGGCAGAGATTAAAAATCTCAACTCCTTCCGTTTTCTGGAAAAGGCGATTGAATACGAGATCGTTCGCCAGCGCGATATTCTGGAGAGTGGTGGTCAGGTTGTGCAGGAAACACGTCTCTATGATGCCAATCGCGACGAAACCCGCTCCATGCGCAGCAAGGAGGAGGCCAACGACTACCGCTATTTTCCTGACCCCGACCTGCTCCCGTTGGTGCTGGACGAGTCGCGTATTGAGCGGATACGGGACATCCTTCCTGAGCTGCCCGATGCCAAGCGTACCCGTTTTATGAATCAGTACGCCCTGACAGCCTATGACGCTGGGGTGCTCACCGCAGGCCGGGTCTTGGCAGATTACTACGAGCAGGTGGCCGCCGGTGTGGATGGTAAGCTGGCGGCGAACTGGGTCATGGGCGATCTGCTCGGCGCCCTCAACAAGGCGGGTATTGAGATGGAGGACTGCCCGGTTTCTGCAGAAAAACTACGCCTGCTGGTTCAGCGTATTGCAGATCGGACGATCTCTGGCAAGATCGCCAAAGAAGTCTTTGAAGAGATTTTTTATCGCGGTGGCGAGGTGGATGCCATCATTGATGGTCGGGGTTTGCGGCAGATTACCGATGTGGCGGCTATTGCCGCAATGGTGGATGCCATTGTCACGGCCAATCCGCAACAGGCGGCCGACTTCCGCGCGGGGAAGGATAAACTGCTGGGCTTCTTCGTGGGTCAGGTGATGAAAGCTAGTCAGGGGAAGGCCAATCCTGATCAGGTAAACGCCATTTTGCTGGAGCGCTTGCGGAAGAGTTAG
- the gatA gene encoding Asp-tRNA(Asn)/Glu-tRNA(Gln) amidotransferase subunit GatA — protein MELHEFSLRELRQGLQERDFSSVELTTTLLKRISALNPALNAFVSVTESKALAAAAAADARRAAGEDGPLLGIPIAHKDIFCTAGVRTTCGSKMLEHFVAPYNATVVERLAVEGMVVLGKLNMDEFAMGSSNETSYFGPVRNPWHTGMVPGGSSGGSAAAVAAGLIPAATGTDTGGSIRQPAALCGITGIKPTYGRVSRYGMIAFASSLDQGGPMARNAEDCALMLNAMAAHDPRDSTSHPAAASDFLRGLDRPLQGLRVGVPEEFFGAGLDPEVAAAVQAGIAELARQGATVQSIRLPNNPHAVSTYYVLAPAEASSNLARFDGVRYTHRAANPADLTDLYQQSRYEGFGAEVRRRILVGTYVLSAGYYEAYYRKAQQVRSLIREDFRRAFAEVDVIVGPTTPTPAFPLGAKNADPVAMYLADIYTIAVNLAGIPALSVPCGFTAAGLPVGMQLMGDYFADDLLLNVAHRYQQETQWHRARPSLQAGEA, from the coding sequence TTGGAACTCCACGAATTCTCCCTGCGGGAACTCCGCCAGGGCCTGCAAGAGCGGGATTTTTCTTCCGTAGAATTGACCACGACGTTGCTAAAGCGGATCTCCGCCCTCAATCCGGCGCTGAATGCTTTTGTCTCGGTTACCGAGAGTAAAGCCCTCGCCGCCGCTGCGGCGGCGGATGCAAGACGTGCGGCTGGTGAGGATGGTCCCTTACTCGGCATTCCCATCGCCCATAAGGATATCTTCTGCACGGCGGGAGTACGCACCACGTGTGGTTCAAAAATGCTGGAGCATTTTGTCGCGCCCTACAACGCCACAGTGGTCGAGCGGCTGGCGGTAGAGGGCATGGTCGTGCTAGGTAAGCTGAATATGGATGAATTCGCCATGGGTTCTTCCAACGAGACCAGTTATTTTGGCCCGGTGCGCAATCCCTGGCATACTGGCATGGTGCCTGGTGGATCTTCTGGGGGCTCTGCTGCTGCGGTGGCGGCGGGTTTGATCCCCGCGGCGACGGGTACGGATACCGGGGGTTCTATCCGCCAGCCAGCCGCCCTCTGTGGCATCACGGGTATCAAGCCGACGTATGGCCGGGTCTCCCGTTACGGCATGATCGCCTTTGCCTCCAGCCTGGATCAGGGCGGTCCCATGGCGCGTAACGCCGAGGACTGTGCGCTGATGCTGAACGCGATGGCCGCGCATGACCCGCGTGATTCCACTAGTCACCCAGCCGCCGCCAGCGATTTTTTACGCGGCCTGGACCGTCCCTTGCAGGGTTTGCGGGTGGGGGTTCCGGAGGAGTTTTTCGGCGCCGGTCTCGACCCCGAGGTGGCAGCTGCCGTGCAGGCGGGTATTGCGGAGCTCGCCCGGCAGGGCGCCACGGTGCAGTCGATTCGTCTGCCCAACAATCCCCATGCGGTGAGCACGTACTATGTCCTGGCGCCAGCGGAGGCCTCCAGTAATCTGGCCCGTTTTGATGGCGTGCGCTACACCCACCGGGCGGCGAACCCGGCCGATTTGACTGATTTGTACCAGCAGAGCCGGTATGAGGGTTTTGGTGCGGAGGTGCGGCGACGGATTCTGGTGGGTACCTACGTGCTCTCTGCGGGTTACTATGAAGCCTATTATCGCAAGGCCCAGCAGGTGCGCAGCCTGATTCGCGAGGACTTCCGGCGGGCGTTTGCGGAAGTGGACGTGATCGTCGGGCCGACCACCCCGACCCCGGCCTTTCCGCTGGGGGCCAAAAACGCGGATCCGGTGGCCATGTATCTGGCGGATATCTATACCATCGCGGTGAATCTGGCGGGCATTCCCGCGCTCAGCGTTCCCTGTGGCTTCACTGCGGCCGGGTTACCTGTCGGTATGCAGTTGATGGGGGATTACTTCGCCGACGATCTATTGCTCAATGTGGCCCATCGCTATCAGCAGGAAACCCAATGGCATCGCGCGCGTCCGTCCTTGCAGGCGGGGGAGGCTTGA
- the gatC gene encoding Asp-tRNA(Asn)/Glu-tRNA(Gln) amidotransferase subunit GatC: MAFDHDTVRRTAHLARIALPQTEIPAVADQLERIMALVEELRAIDTKGVPTMAHPLDLDQPLRPDTVGNHDQRELLMASAPVAEHGLFLVPKVIE; the protein is encoded by the coding sequence ATGGCCTTCGATCACGATACCGTGCGGCGCACGGCACATCTGGCCCGTATTGCGCTGCCGCAGACAGAAATACCCGCAGTGGCGGATCAGTTAGAGCGTATCATGGCTCTGGTGGAAGAACTGCGTGCGATTGACACGAAGGGTGTCCCGACCATGGCTCATCCTCTGGATCTGGATCAGCCCTTGCGTCCAGACACTGTTGGTAATCATGATCAGCGTGAGCTGCTTATGGCCAGTGCTCCGGTGGCTGAACATGGGCTTTTTCTCGTCCCCAAAGTTATCGAGTAG
- a CDS encoding VacJ family lipoprotein has protein sequence MTRSGVYLSGVMLALGMLTLSGCATVNGPQSAAESPADPLAAINRPMFHLNMGLYDYVLEPLATGYKTVTPDFVREGVSNVFANVDMPYIFINDFLQGRGQQGMEDLSRFLVNSVFGLGGLFNVANRLDLPNHENSLGVTLGVWGVPQGPYLVLPFYGPSSLRSLPGLAMTIFTGPAYYLTSTPAQWALTGMGVINKGYVEGPNIRMVQDAVNPYVFMRNAWEQHEQYLISGGAVSKNQLLEGLQLPPPVASTPDQATQSHESKKGNP, from the coding sequence ATGACGCGATCAGGTGTGTATTTATCAGGAGTGATGCTGGCCCTTGGAATGTTGACCTTGTCGGGATGTGCCACGGTAAATGGGCCTCAGAGCGCTGCGGAATCGCCCGCAGACCCGCTGGCGGCCATCAACAGGCCGATGTTTCACCTGAACATGGGTCTTTATGATTATGTGCTGGAGCCGCTAGCCACCGGATATAAAACAGTGACCCCGGATTTCGTTCGCGAGGGGGTCAGCAATGTATTCGCCAATGTGGATATGCCCTATATTTTTATCAATGATTTTCTGCAGGGGCGTGGTCAACAGGGGATGGAAGATCTGAGCCGATTCCTCGTCAATTCCGTGTTTGGTCTGGGCGGACTGTTCAATGTGGCGAACCGTCTGGATCTGCCCAACCACGAGAACAGCTTGGGGGTAACGCTGGGTGTCTGGGGGGTTCCGCAGGGACCCTATCTGGTGCTGCCGTTTTATGGGCCCAGCTCACTACGCAGTTTGCCCGGTCTGGCGATGACGATTTTTACCGGGCCGGCATATTATCTGACCAGTACCCCGGCTCAGTGGGCCTTGACGGGTATGGGAGTCATCAACAAGGGCTATGTCGAAGGGCCCAACATCCGGATGGTCCAGGATGCCGTTAATCCTTACGTGTTTATGCGTAATGCCTGGGAACAGCATGAGCAGTATCTGATTTCTGGAGGGGCTGTCAGTAAAAACCAGTTGCTGGAGGGCCTGCAACTGCCGCCACCGGTGGCCAGCACACCAGATCAAGCCACCCAGAGTCACGAGAGCAAAAAAGGAAATCCATAA
- a CDS encoding HpnM family protein: MLKKSVITLLACAVTGITPALSAAALAAPTASTSTTSTAKTIVANTPEATITALDAVLIKSMQGGSRLGYSGRYRIVAPVVQSAFDYPQIASLTLGAYWEKLSPEQQKEFVEVLADFTAATYAARFDSYNGERFAIMRSETLHPGTEGVFSTFTEHNGKVHRFDYILQKQGDQWRIVNVFADGISDLALKRAEYTETMQKKGFAALVAHLKAQIAGYAKGSQ, from the coding sequence ATGCTGAAAAAATCCGTAATAACGCTGTTGGCCTGTGCAGTGACGGGTATCACCCCAGCGCTCTCTGCAGCAGCGCTGGCTGCGCCAACGGCATCCACATCTACAACGTCAACGGCCAAGACGATTGTTGCGAATACGCCGGAAGCAACCATCACTGCGTTGGACGCTGTTCTCATCAAATCCATGCAGGGTGGAAGCCGATTGGGTTACAGTGGTCGTTACCGCATTGTCGCTCCAGTGGTGCAGAGCGCTTTTGATTATCCGCAAATCGCCAGCCTGACGCTGGGGGCCTATTGGGAAAAACTCAGTCCAGAACAGCAAAAAGAGTTTGTTGAAGTGCTTGCTGATTTCACTGCAGCCACTTATGCCGCGCGTTTCGACAGCTACAACGGGGAGCGTTTTGCTATCATGAGGAGCGAAACCTTGCATCCCGGTACGGAGGGGGTGTTCAGTACCTTTACAGAGCATAATGGCAAGGTGCATCGCTTTGATTATATTCTGCAGAAGCAAGGGGATCAGTGGCGCATCGTGAATGTCTTCGCCGACGGGATCAGCGATCTTGCCCTGAAGCGTGCGGAATATACCGAAACCATGCAGAAAAAGGGTTTTGCCGCGCTGGTTGCGCATCTGAAAGCACAAATCGCCGGGTACGCCAAAGGCTCCCAATGA
- the hpnH gene encoding adenosyl-hopene transferase HpnH, producing MGVPLIQSYRVGRYILTQKLRGRKRYPLVLMLEPLFRCNLACAGCGKIDYPDETLDKRLSVEECIGAAEECGAPIISIAGGEPLIHKDMPAVVGGLVARKRFVYLCTNALLLKKRMDDYQPSPYLTFSVHLDGNEHRHDDSVCQPGTYQRAAAAIREAVEKGFRVTVNCTLFQGEGAEEVASFLDDCKALGVEGVTISPGFNYERAPQQEVFIQRRASRQLFRDIFRIGKERKANWTFNQSSLFLDFLAGNQNYQCTPWGNPTRNIFGWQKPCYLLVSEGYAQSFNELMETTPWDKYGVGVNGKCDQCQVHSGFEPTAVNDTFTHPLRALKVALRGPRTEGPMAPDMPVSPPPQSPSHPVFPLRVER from the coding sequence ATGGGCGTTCCTTTAATTCAGAGCTATCGGGTAGGACGCTACATCCTTACGCAGAAATTGCGGGGGCGTAAGCGTTATCCCCTGGTGCTGATGCTGGAGCCATTGTTCCGCTGCAACCTCGCTTGCGCGGGCTGCGGCAAAATTGATTACCCCGATGAAACGCTCGACAAACGCCTCTCTGTCGAGGAATGCATTGGCGCCGCCGAGGAATGTGGCGCGCCTATTATTTCCATCGCCGGTGGCGAGCCGCTGATTCACAAGGATATGCCCGCTGTCGTAGGGGGGCTCGTCGCGCGCAAGCGCTTTGTTTATCTTTGTACCAACGCACTGCTCCTCAAAAAACGTATGGACGACTATCAGCCATCCCCGTACCTGACCTTCTCGGTGCATCTGGATGGCAACGAACATCGTCATGATGATTCGGTGTGTCAGCCCGGCACCTACCAGCGGGCGGCAGCGGCGATCCGCGAAGCGGTGGAAAAAGGCTTCCGGGTCACGGTCAACTGCACCCTCTTCCAGGGCGAAGGTGCTGAAGAAGTAGCGAGCTTCCTGGATGATTGCAAGGCCTTGGGTGTCGAGGGCGTGACCATCTCGCCGGGGTTCAATTACGAGCGGGCACCGCAGCAGGAGGTGTTTATCCAGCGACGTGCCTCACGCCAGCTTTTTCGCGATATCTTCCGTATTGGCAAGGAGCGCAAGGCAAACTGGACGTTCAATCAATCCAGCCTGTTTTTAGATTTTCTGGCAGGTAATCAGAATTATCAGTGCACCCCTTGGGGCAACCCCACACGCAACATTTTTGGTTGGCAGAAGCCGTGTTATCTGCTGGTCAGCGAGGGTTATGCGCAGAGCTTCAATGAGTTGATGGAGACGACGCCCTGGGATAAATACGGCGTGGGGGTGAATGGGAAATGTGACCAATGTCAGGTGCACTCTGGTTTTGAACCGACGGCCGTCAATGATACCTTCACCCATCCGCTGCGAGCCTTGAAAGTAGCGTTGCGCGGTCCGCGTACGGAGGGGCCGATGGCGCCAGACATGCCGGTGTCACCGCCTCCTCAGAGTCCCAGTCACCCGGTCTTTCCATTGCGCGTCGAACGTTGA
- a CDS encoding lysylphosphatidylglycerol synthase domain-containing protein, which yields MLKQKGNLLFLAAGLLGLGLSVFLIVQAGVSGIVKLLAVAGWGLLWLLPFHLLPQALDVLSWKWLLRGEARARYWFLLWVALVREAVNGLLPVARVGGEMLGVRLLTRYGVPGYIAGASVMVEVTLTLLSQFAFTLAGLLVLSYEVSDRHLQLEVVFLLALVLPLLVVFVWMQRHWGLFTILQMLMKKLLGGKDLLALIGDPQYLDAEIRRLYARRWGLLPANFWQLASLLAGTAEVWFTFWLLGHPIPSWAALLMESLGQALRSMAFLVPGGLGVQEGGFILFGSAIGVGPDLALAFSLARRFREIVLGIPVLLSWQVLEGHHVHLQWRHRHANEESIS from the coding sequence TTGTTAAAACAGAAAGGTAATCTCCTGTTTCTGGCGGCTGGTCTGCTCGGCCTGGGCTTGTCTGTCTTCCTGATCGTGCAGGCCGGCGTTTCCGGCATTGTGAAATTGTTGGCGGTAGCCGGCTGGGGCCTGCTTTGGCTTCTCCCCTTTCACCTGCTGCCGCAGGCTCTGGATGTGCTGAGCTGGAAGTGGCTGCTGCGCGGTGAAGCGCGCGCGCGCTACTGGTTTTTACTATGGGTCGCGCTGGTCCGCGAGGCGGTCAACGGTCTCCTGCCTGTGGCACGGGTGGGCGGTGAGATGCTTGGTGTACGTCTATTGACTCGCTATGGCGTGCCCGGTTATATCGCCGGGGCTAGTGTCATGGTCGAAGTCACTTTGACCTTGTTGAGCCAGTTTGCTTTCACGCTCGCGGGACTCCTGGTGCTCAGTTACGAGGTAAGTGATCGTCATCTGCAACTGGAGGTGGTGTTTCTTTTGGCGCTGGTGTTGCCGCTGTTGGTGGTCTTTGTCTGGATGCAGCGGCACTGGGGTTTGTTCACTATTCTTCAGATGCTGATGAAAAAGCTCCTGGGTGGCAAGGACCTGCTCGCGCTCATAGGCGATCCGCAATATCTGGATGCCGAAATTCGCAGGCTCTATGCCCGCCGCTGGGGCCTGCTTCCGGCCAATTTCTGGCAACTGGCGAGTCTGTTGGCAGGCACCGCGGAGGTCTGGTTTACCTTCTGGCTGCTTGGGCATCCTATTCCCTCCTGGGCGGCGCTGCTCATGGAAAGCCTGGGACAAGCCCTGCGCAGCATGGCCTTTCTGGTGCCCGGGGGGCTGGGGGTACAAGAGGGCGGCTTTATCCTTTTCGGCAGCGCTATCGGCGTGGGTCCCGACCTGGCGTTGGCTTTTTCGCTGGCACGGCGTTTCCGTGAAATCGTGCTGGGCATCCCGGTACTCTTGTCGTGGCAGGTATTAGAGGGCCATCATGTACACCTTCAGTGGCGGCACAGACATGCGAATGAGGAGAGCATTTCATGA
- a CDS encoding MMPL family transporter gives MILPSVDRFLQRTGVFVSQSLVALVDLSVRRAAWMLAAIALATLLALVYSVGHFSVDTDTSHALSRDLPFQQREVAYQKAFPQDKNTIVVVLQGDNRTLTDTTVDRLSAWLRARPQSFHDVYVPGGGVFFQRNGLLYLSPKELQAFANRITDAQPLIARLSAEPSLDGLSGLLSMAIDQRLTNGVHLPGLTAIFSAMNKAVVAQMRGKSYEIPWGELMGGDLAQMGPAQRFVIIQPALNYKSLEPAAAAIHTLRAGLAALHLNAAHGVDVGVTGSAVLDAEQLKTVSQGATVSLALTISLEIILLIIALRSLRLVSGVLIGLIAGMILTTAWALLFIGPFNLISVAFAILFIGLGVDFGIQFCLRYREEVFNGAAHRQAMQRVTQGMGGALSLAAVAAAFSFYAFVPTSYAGIVDLGLISGTSMLVALLMTLTFLPAFLTLWPMVITGTRLTYYPHLRQIPTLVRHPIHRYAYYVLGGVTLLAMVSVPLALRTSFDFNPLHMIDSHAEGVRVFERLLADPQTAPYRIEVLTSDIPAAQAVATRVERLPTVAQALTISSYIPERQSEKLAILQNLQILVPPFSLLMPASLQPPPPDTAKNLADLVTRLRYLAQKDGEGTPDGQVAAVLADHLAQFLAKDGADGKAIADLQTRVMGTLPSELQRLGMALSAAPVTLQTLPKSLRDRYVAASGQARVEIFPKANLSSNQAMTTFVQSVLKVEPNAVGTSVMLVQGGEAVLGAFQEATYIALIAISLLLLLALRSYRDVLLVMIPLLLAALFTVAAMRLFGLSFNLGNIIVLPLLIGLGVAFAIYIVVRWRNGVDVAHLLGTSTPMAVLFSGLTTLSAFGSMAVSRDPGMASLGEALSLALAIVLLCILIVLPALLLLFTQSPREDGIAQDEGR, from the coding sequence GTGATTTTGCCATCCGTTGATCGTTTTTTGCAGCGCACCGGGGTATTTGTCTCCCAGAGTTTAGTGGCTTTGGTGGACCTCTCGGTGCGGCGTGCTGCCTGGATGCTGGCGGCCATTGCGCTGGCTACGCTTCTCGCTCTGGTCTATTCGGTTGGTCATTTTTCTGTAGATACCGATACCAGCCACGCCTTGTCGCGTGATTTGCCTTTTCAGCAGCGCGAAGTGGCTTATCAGAAGGCGTTCCCTCAGGATAAAAACACGATTGTGGTCGTCCTGCAGGGCGATAACCGGACTCTTACGGATACGACGGTGGATCGTCTGAGTGCCTGGCTGCGTGCCCGGCCACAGTCTTTCCATGATGTGTATGTGCCTGGCGGCGGCGTTTTTTTTCAGCGTAACGGTCTCCTGTACCTCTCCCCCAAAGAATTGCAGGCTTTCGCTAACCGCATTACGGATGCCCAGCCCCTCATCGCCAGACTCTCTGCTGAGCCCAGCCTGGATGGCCTCAGTGGTTTGTTAAGTATGGCGATCGATCAACGCTTGACGAATGGCGTGCATCTGCCTGGATTAACGGCTATTTTTTCCGCCATGAATAAGGCGGTCGTCGCGCAGATGCGGGGTAAGTCCTATGAAATCCCCTGGGGTGAACTCATGGGGGGGGATCTGGCCCAAATGGGCCCAGCGCAACGCTTCGTTATTATTCAGCCGGCACTAAATTATAAGTCTCTGGAGCCTGCCGCTGCGGCTATACATACCTTGCGTGCTGGCCTCGCTGCGCTCCACCTGAACGCTGCCCACGGGGTCGATGTTGGGGTGACCGGTAGCGCGGTACTGGATGCGGAACAATTGAAAACGGTGAGTCAGGGGGCTACGGTTTCTTTGGCGCTGACCATCAGTCTTGAAATTATTTTGCTGATCATCGCATTGCGCTCATTGCGTCTGGTTTCCGGTGTGCTGATTGGGTTGATCGCGGGCATGATTTTAACCACGGCCTGGGCGCTACTTTTTATCGGTCCCTTCAATTTGATTTCAGTGGCCTTTGCTATTCTCTTCATTGGGCTGGGCGTTGATTTTGGCATTCAGTTCTGCCTACGCTACCGGGAAGAGGTTTTTAACGGCGCAGCCCACCGACAGGCCATGCAGCGGGTGACACAAGGTATGGGCGGCGCCTTAAGTCTTGCCGCCGTTGCGGCTGCTTTCAGTTTTTATGCCTTTGTGCCAACCAGCTATGCGGGTATCGTCGATCTCGGACTGATATCCGGCACCAGTATGCTCGTTGCTCTCCTCATGACACTCACCTTCCTGCCCGCTTTTTTGACCCTATGGCCTATGGTGATCACGGGTACAAGACTGACCTACTACCCGCATCTGCGCCAAATCCCTACCCTCGTGCGTCACCCCATCCACCGTTATGCCTACTATGTACTGGGCGGTGTGACCCTGCTGGCGATGGTATCCGTGCCGCTGGCGTTGCGTACTTCCTTTGATTTTAATCCGCTGCATATGATCGACAGCCATGCCGAGGGGGTACGTGTTTTTGAGAGGCTCCTCGCTGATCCGCAGACGGCGCCGTACCGCATCGAAGTTCTCACCTCGGATATTCCCGCGGCGCAGGCCGTTGCCACCCGGGTGGAACGGTTACCTACGGTGGCGCAGGCCCTGACGATCTCCAGCTATATCCCGGAGCGGCAGTCCGAGAAGTTGGCCATTTTGCAGAATCTGCAGATTTTGGTGCCACCCTTTTCGCTGTTGATGCCCGCCAGTTTGCAGCCGCCGCCCCCAGATACCGCCAAAAATCTTGCGGATCTCGTAACCCGGTTGCGATATCTCGCGCAAAAAGATGGCGAGGGAACACCGGACGGACAGGTGGCTGCGGTGCTGGCTGATCATCTGGCGCAATTTTTAGCAAAGGATGGTGCTGACGGTAAAGCAATCGCGGATCTGCAAACGCGGGTGATGGGGACCTTGCCCAGTGAGTTGCAACGACTTGGCATGGCCCTGTCCGCGGCACCGGTAACCTTGCAGACCCTACCGAAATCCCTGCGGGATCGTTATGTGGCGGCCTCAGGCCAGGCACGCGTGGAGATTTTCCCTAAAGCCAATCTGAGCAGTAATCAGGCGATGACGACCTTTGTGCAAAGTGTGCTGAAAGTGGAACCGAATGCCGTAGGTACATCGGTGATGCTGGTTCAGGGTGGGGAAGCGGTGCTTGGGGCTTTTCAGGAGGCTACTTATATTGCGCTGATCGCTATCAGCCTGCTGCTCCTCCTGGCTTTGCGCAGCTACCGGGACGTTTTGCTGGTCATGATCCCGCTGCTGCTGGCGGCATTGTTTACGGTAGCTGCCATGCGTTTGTTTGGGTTGAGCTTCAATCTGGGCAACATCATCGTTCTGCCGCTGCTCATCGGCCTCGGCGTGGCCTTTGCCATTTACATTGTGGTGCGCTGGCGCAACGGGGTGGATGTGGCGCATTTGCTCGGCACATCCACGCCCATGGCGGTCCTTTTTAGTGGGCTTACGACCCTCAGCGCCTTTGGTAGTATGGCGGTTTCCCGTGATCCCGGTATGGCCAGTCTCGGCGAGGCACTGAGCCTCGCGCTGGCCATTGTGTTGCTGTGCATTCTGATTGTACTTCCGGCTCTGCTGCTGCTCTTCACCCAGTCACCCCGCGAAGACGGTATCGCGCAGGATGAAGGCCGCTAA
- the hpnK gene encoding hopanoid biosynthesis-associated protein HpnK produces MNSSASSDSATAEVGQVGGRRVIFNADDFGLDVAVNEAVESAHRDGVLTTASLMVAAPAAEDAVARARELPRLGVGLHLTLVDGAPLLPVEQVPDLVDKQGRFAADLWLRGVRYFFLPQVRKQLAAEIRAQFAAFAATGLELDHANAHKHLHLHPTVLTLMLDIGEEFGLRAVRLPWEPLGAARCGGAQGLAPALWSFFLRPWLARMRRQLDRRRISHNDLLYGLDATGHMDEARLLRMLGCLRATEVTEIYFHPATAQTVALHALMPEYEQHAEWVALMSPSVKNYLRDQDIAKGTFSDFAIR; encoded by the coding sequence TTGAATTCGTCCGCTTCCTCCGACAGCGCCACGGCTGAAGTGGGGCAGGTCGGCGGTCGGCGGGTCATCTTCAACGCCGACGACTTTGGCTTGGATGTGGCGGTGAATGAGGCGGTGGAGTCAGCGCATCGTGATGGTGTGCTGACTACCGCCAGTCTCATGGTGGCTGCACCAGCGGCTGAGGATGCTGTCGCCCGTGCCAGAGAACTGCCACGCCTGGGCGTAGGCCTGCATCTCACCCTGGTAGATGGCGCACCGCTGCTCCCCGTAGAGCAGGTACCTGATTTAGTCGATAAGCAGGGGCGTTTTGCCGCTGATCTCTGGCTACGTGGGGTGCGCTATTTCTTTTTGCCCCAGGTTAGAAAACAACTGGCGGCCGAAATCCGTGCCCAGTTTGCGGCTTTTGCGGCGACCGGTTTAGAACTGGATCATGCCAATGCCCACAAACACCTGCATTTGCACCCCACAGTACTCACGCTGATGCTGGATATCGGGGAGGAGTTTGGTTTGCGGGCGGTGCGTTTGCCTTGGGAACCTCTGGGGGCGGCGCGTTGTGGCGGTGCCCAGGGTTTGGCGCCGGCACTCTGGTCTTTCTTTCTACGCCCCTGGCTGGCGCGCATGCGTCGCCAACTGGACCGTCGCCGAATCAGTCACAATGATCTGCTCTATGGTCTGGATGCCACCGGCCATATGGACGAAGCGCGACTGCTTCGGATGCTCGGCTGTCTGCGAGCGACGGAGGTTACGGAAATATATTTCCATCCGGCAACGGCGCAGACTGTAGCATTACACGCCCTTATGCCAGAGTATGAGCAGCACGCCGAGTGGGTGGCCCTGATGAGCCCCAGCGTAAAAAATTATTTGCGCGATCAAGACATCGCGAAGGGTACCTTTAGTGATTTTGCCATCCGTTGA